A genome region from Triticum aestivum cultivar Chinese Spring chromosome 2B, IWGSC CS RefSeq v2.1, whole genome shotgun sequence includes the following:
- the LOC123044426 gene encoding ruvB-like 2: MAELKRLSESRDLTRIERIGAHSHIRGLGLDSSIEARDASEGMVGQLPARRAAGLILQLIRQGKIAGRAVLLAGQPGTGKTALAMGIAKSLGAETPFASVAASELFSLDLSKTEALTQAFRRAIGVRIKEEAEIIEGEVVEISIDRPASAGSSGIPSGATAAGKTGRLTLKTTDMETVYELGGKMIEALGKEKVQSGDVIALDKASGKVTKLGRSIGRSRDYDAVGAHTKFVKCPEGELQKRKEVMHCVTLHEIDVINSRTQGFLALFTGDTGEIRAEVREQIDTKVAEWREEGKAEIVPGVLFIDEVHMLDIECFSFLNRALENDMAPILVIATNRGITTIRGTNYRSPHGIPSDFLDRLLIITTQPYTAEEIRKILDIRCEEEDVEMSAEGKDLLTKIGTETSLRYAIQLITSAGLACQKRKGKVVEMEDISRVYHLFLDVKRSTQFLIDSQSDYMFSEVQGDSDGDDAMQS; the protein is encoded by the exons ATGGCGGAGCTGAAGCGGCTGTCGGAGAGCCGCGACCTAACCCGCATCGAGCGGATAGGCGCGCACTCCCACATCCGGGGGCTGGGGCTGGACTCCTCCATCGAGGCCCGCGATGCCTCGGAGGGGATGGTCGGCCAGCTCCCCGCGCGCCGCGCCGCTGGACTCATCCTCCAGCTCATCCGCCAGGGGAAGATCGCCGGCCGCGCCGTCCTCCTCGCAGGGCAGCCGGGGACCGGCAAGACCGCCCTCGCCATGGGCATCGCCAAGTCGCTCGGCGCCGAGACGCCCTTCGCCTCCGTCGCTGCCTCCGAGCTCTTCTCCCTCGACCTCTCCAAGACCGAGGCGCTCACCCAGGCGTTCCGCCGCGCCATTGGCGTTCGCATCAAGGAGGAAGCGGAGATCATCGAGGGCGAGGTCGTTGAGATCTCAATCGACCGCCCTGCCTCCGCCGGTAGCTCGGGCATACCTTCAGGTGCTACCGCTGCCGGCAAGACTGGAAGGCTCACGCTGAAGACTACGGACATGGAGACGGTGTATGAGCTGGGTGGGAAGATGATTGAGGCCCTGGGGAAGGAGAAGGTACAGAGCGGGGATGTGATTGCGCTCGACAAGGCCTCCGGGAAGGTTACCAAGCTTGGCCGCTCCATCGGGAGGTCACGGGATTATGATGCCGTTGGTGCGCACACCAAGTTTGTCAAGTGCCCTGAAGGAGAGCTCCAGAAGCGCAAGGAGGTTATGCACTGCGTTACCTTACATGAGATTGATGTCATCAATAGCAG GACACAAGGCTTCCTTGCACTTTTCACTGGTGACACTGGTGAGATCCGTGCAGAGGTTAGGGAGCAGATCGATACAAAAGTTGCCGAgtggagagaggaaggaaaggctGAGATTGTCCCTGGCGTTCTGTTTATCGATGAAGTCCACATGCTAGACATTGAATGCTTCTCCTTCCTGAACCGTGCTCTGGAGAATGACATGGCTCCGATCCTCGTTATTGCGACGAATCGAGGCATTACAACCATACGTGGGACCAACTACCGATCACCACATGGTATACCGTCGGATTTCCTCGACCGCCTCTTGATCATCACAACACAACCATACACGGCGGAGGAGATCCGGAAGATCTTAGACatcaggtgtgaggaagaagacgTTGAAATGTCTGCTGAGGGCAAGGATCTGCTGACAAAGATTGGCACTGAGACTTCCCTCAGGTACGCGATCCAGCTGATCACTTCGGCCGGCTTGGCTTGCCagaagcgcaagggcaaggtcgTGGAGATGGAGGACATAAGCCGGGTGTACCACCTGTTTCTGGACGTGAAGAGATCGACGCAGTTCTTGATCGACAGCCAGAGCGACTACATGTTCAGTGAAGTGCAAGGGGATTCCGATGGGGATGACGCCATGCAGTCCTAG
- the LOC123044427 gene encoding endoplasmic reticulum chaperone BiP isoform X1 → MLSGERILPPATSLAAFGLPRYPHPCSPLIFLLPPPSPLPFEIEIKERQSKSHHAKHRERRHFHLPANSKSERAIPMRGEEAEMAKGEGPAIGIDLGMTYSCVGVWQHDRVEIIANDQGNRTTPSYVNFTDTERLIGDAAKNQVAMNPTNTVFDLDALAE, encoded by the exons ATGCTGTCGGGGGAGAGGATCTTGCCGCCGGCAACCAGCCTCGCCGCATTTGGCCTCCCCAGGTACCCACACCCCTGTAGCCCCCTGATTTTCCTCCTACCCCCTCCCTCCCCACTCCCGTTCGAAATCGAAATCAAAGAGAGGCAAAGCAAATCGCACCATGCAAAACACAGAGAGCGCCGCCATTTCCATCTTCCGGCGAACTCCAAAAGCGAGCGAGCGATTCCCATGAGAGGAGAGGAGGCGGAGATGGCCAAGGGCGAGGGGCCGGCGATCGGCATCGACCTCGGGATGACCTACTCCTGCGTCGGCGTCTGGCAGCATGACCGAGTTGAGATCATCGCCAACGACCAGGGCAACCGCACCACGCCCTCCTACGTCAACTTCACCGACACCGAGCGCCTCATCGGCGACGCCGCCAAGAACCAGGTCGCCATGAACCCCACAAACACCGTCTTCG ATTTAGATGCACTTGCGGAGTAA
- the LOC123044427 gene encoding heat shock 70 kDa protein isoform X2 codes for MLSGERILPPATSLAAFGLPRERRHFHLPANSKSERAIPMRGEEAEMAKGEGPAIGIDLGMTYSCVGVWQHDRVEIIANDQGNRTTPSYVNFTDTERLIGDAAKNQVAMNPTNTVFDLDALAE; via the exons ATGCTGTCGGGGGAGAGGATCTTGCCGCCGGCAACCAGCCTCGCCGCATTTGGCCTCCCCAG AGAGCGCCGCCATTTCCATCTTCCGGCGAACTCCAAAAGCGAGCGAGCGATTCCCATGAGAGGAGAGGAGGCGGAGATGGCCAAGGGCGAGGGGCCGGCGATCGGCATCGACCTCGGGATGACCTACTCCTGCGTCGGCGTCTGGCAGCATGACCGAGTTGAGATCATCGCCAACGACCAGGGCAACCGCACCACGCCCTCCTACGTCAACTTCACCGACACCGAGCGCCTCATCGGCGACGCCGCCAAGAACCAGGTCGCCATGAACCCCACAAACACCGTCTTCG ATTTAGATGCACTTGCGGAGTAA